Proteins encoded in a region of the Natator depressus isolate rNatDep1 chromosome 25, rNatDep2.hap1, whole genome shotgun sequence genome:
- the S1PR4 gene encoding sphingosine 1-phosphate receptor 4, whose amino-acid sequence MPAPGLSRSVDPSFPPLLTVSPEARVSLLYSVDSCLQLAARQNINLILQHYNYTGKLGSRRPQEDRMGLLKVAFITISCLIVVENLLVLMAIVRGLHVRRWVYSCIASITVSDLLAGVAYICNICLSGSRTFQLTPELWFLREGVLFIALAASTFSLLVTAIERYSTMVRPIAENEASKTIRLRSLIVSCWALAILIGMLPLLGWNCLCDFRSCSTLLPLYSKNYILFCVVMFSMILLGIIGLYASIYHLVRASSQQVITRHSRKRSLRLLKTVLMILGAFILCWSPLFALLLLDVFCESQTCKLLKGMDWALALALLNSAINPLIYSFRSLEVRRAVLCFVCCCCIRLGLRGPGDCLLMADINSGSSTESSLRTRESFRCSVALKPRGRSREPLSSNSSMMSNLTSN is encoded by the coding sequence ATGCCTGCTCCAGGGCTAAGCCGTTCAGTAGATCcctctttccctcctctcctAACTGTCAGTCCCGAGGCCAGGGTTAGCCTGCTGTACAGCGTGGactcctgtctgcagctggcagcCAGGCAGAACATCAACCTCATCCTGCAGCACTACAATTACACAGGGAAGCTGGGCAGCCGGCGGCCCCAGGAGGACAGGATGGGCCTCCTCAAGGTGGCCTTCATCACCATTAGCTGCCTCATCGTGGTGGAGAACCTGCTGGTGCTGATGGCCATCGTGAGGGGCCTGCACGTCCGCCGGTGGGTCTACTCCTGCATTGCCAGCATCACGGTGAGCGACCTGCTGGCCGGGGTGGCCTATATCTGCAACATCTGCCTGTCGGGCAGCAGAACCTTCCAGCTGACGCCTGAGCTGTGGTTCCTCCGGGAGGGCGTCCTCTTCATCGCCCTGGCCGCCTCCACCTTCAGCCTGCTGGTGACGGCCATCGAGCGCTACAGCACCATGGTGAGACCCATTGCCGAGAACGAGGCCAGTAAGACCATACGCCTGCGTAGTCTCATCGTGTCCTGCTGGGCCTTGGCCATCCTCATTGGGATGCTGCCTTTGCTGGGCTGGAATTGCCTGTGTGACTTCCGCAGCTGCTCCACCCTGCTGCCCCTCTACTCCAAGAACTACATCCTCTTCTGCGTGGTCATGTTCAGTATGATCCTTCTGGGCATCATCGGCCTCTACGCCTCCATCTACCACCTGGTCCGGGCCAGCTCCCAGCAGGTCATCACCCGCCACAGCCGCAAGAGGTCCCTGCGGCTGCTCAAGACCGTCCTGATGATCCTGGGGGCCTTCATTCTCTGCTGGAGCCCGCTCTTCGCCTTGCTGCTCCTCGACGTCTTCTGCGAGTCCCAGACCTGCAAGCTCCTGAAGGGCATGGActgggccctggccctggccttgCTCAACTCAGCCATCAACCCCCTCATCTACTCCTTCCGCAGCCTGGAGGTGCGCCGGGCCGTGCTGTGCTtcgtctgctgctgctgcatccgCCTCGGGCTCCGTGGGCCCGGGGACTGCTTGCTCATGGCCGATATCAACTCGGGATCCTCGACCGAGAGCTCCCTGCGGACTCGCGAGAGCTTCCGCTGCTCCGTGGCGCTCAAACCCCGGGGCCGGTCTAGGGAACCTCTCTCCAGCAACTCCAGCATGATGAGCAACCTTACCAGTAACTGA
- the LOC141977977 gene encoding mast cell protease 3-like — MPEGCAGRFQELPELSHKAKLNKYVQVIPLPKSSSDIPADTKCIVSGWGYIDKEVAMDKLFETNATVLSRRKCLLSYPELSDGMVCAASDHKRTDVNYGDSSGPLVCNGAAQGIVSYGFQFPPSVYTRTAHYLPWIRKTMGQ, encoded by the exons atgccagaggggtgtgccggTCGCTTtcaggagctgcccgag CTGAGCCACAAAGCCAAACTGAATAAATACGTCCAGGTGATCCCCCTGCCCAAGAGCAGCAGCGACATCCCCGCAGACACCAAGTGCATCGTGTCGGGATGGGGCTACATTGACAAAGAGGTAGCGATGGACAAGCTCTTCGAGACCAACGCCACTGTCCTGAGCCGGAGGAAATGTCTCCTATCCTACCCAGAGCTCAGCGACGGCATGGTCTGTGCGGCCAGCGACCACAAGCGCACTGACGTCAACTAC GGGGACTCCAGTGGCCCTTTGGTCTGCAACGGGGCGGCCCAGGGGATTGTCTCCTACGGTTTCCAGTTCCCTCCCTCGGTGTACACTCGCACCGCCCACTACCTGCCCTGGATTCGAAAGACCATGGGGCAGTGA